From Thermogemmatispora onikobensis, one genomic window encodes:
- a CDS encoding extracellular catalytic domain type 1 short-chain-length polyhydroxyalkanoate depolymerase, producing MQEARWRGTRVAWVIFLLLVLLSGCHGNNASDNLSGSGSPESNHNSQATTAPTGASQKSQGCGQPAPARGTTLVATLQSGRVTRSYRLHIPPGYQPDQPLPLVLNFHGHGSNGQQQETYTGFSSLADRANFLVVYPDGVLAPDGKTGWNAYGPHPTPVDDVRFTSDLLQTLERHWCLDLRRIFATGLSNGGGLTALLACRLSTQIAAFAPVAGAFYPLPGGCHPQRSVPLLEIHGTGDFIVPYEGMPGLGLPPIPQWLEDWARRDGCQQGPTVFLTQSDITGEAWSHCTAPGLVVHYRVAGGGHTWPGSLIPVPYLGKTTHTLSATAVIWQFFVAHPLPSIKAA from the coding sequence ATGCAAGAAGCTCGTTGGAGGGGTACCCGTGTGGCGTGGGTGATTTTCCTCTTGCTGGTGCTGCTGAGCGGCTGCCACGGCAACAATGCTTCAGACAACCTCAGTGGCAGTGGGAGCCCGGAGAGCAACCACAATAGCCAGGCGACAACGGCTCCAACGGGGGCGAGTCAGAAGAGTCAAGGCTGCGGACAACCCGCCCCCGCCCGCGGTACGACACTGGTGGCGACTCTGCAGTCAGGCAGGGTCACTCGCAGCTATCGCCTGCATATCCCCCCAGGCTACCAGCCGGATCAGCCCCTGCCTCTCGTGCTCAATTTCCACGGCCACGGCAGCAATGGTCAGCAGCAGGAGACCTATACGGGTTTTTCTTCACTGGCGGACCGCGCCAATTTTCTGGTGGTCTATCCCGATGGCGTTCTGGCCCCCGACGGCAAGACTGGCTGGAACGCCTATGGCCCCCATCCCACGCCCGTTGATGATGTACGCTTCACGAGTGACTTACTCCAGACGCTGGAAAGGCACTGGTGCCTTGACCTGCGGCGTATTTTTGCGACTGGTCTGTCGAATGGAGGCGGTTTGACAGCCTTGCTGGCCTGCCGTCTCTCGACACAAATCGCGGCCTTCGCGCCTGTGGCAGGCGCTTTCTACCCGCTGCCCGGGGGCTGCCACCCTCAGCGGAGCGTCCCCCTCCTGGAGATTCACGGGACAGGCGACTTCATTGTTCCTTATGAGGGGATGCCAGGTCTGGGCCTGCCTCCCATTCCACAGTGGCTGGAGGACTGGGCCAGGCGCGATGGCTGCCAGCAAGGACCTACGGTCTTCTTGACCCAGAGCGATATCACCGGCGAAGCATGGTCCCACTGCACAGCTCCGGGCCTGGTAGTCCACTACCGGGTGGCCGGGGGCGGCCATACCTGGCCTGGCTCGCTGATCCCTGTTCCCTACCTTGGGAAGACAACCCATACCCTCAGCGCCACCGCTGTGATCTGGCAGTTCTTCGTGGCTCACCCACTGCCCAGCATCAAGGCTGCCTGA